The genomic window CGTTCAAGCAGCGCAGCGCCGGGGCCACATCCGCAAAGCATCGCCAGGCCTCGGCACGGCCAAAGTGCTCCCAGAGTTCCAGAAAGGCCCGCTCCGGGTCGGGTAGATCGGGCAAGACTCCGCCGACGATCCGCCGCCATCGGCGGTACTCGATCGCTTCATCGGTCACCATCGGCCCGCGCAGGTCATCCAGTTCGTCGCGGCGAAAATGCTCTTTGAACCGGACCCGCACCACCTCGGGATCGGCCTCGATCCCCTGCCGATGAGCCGCCGCGGCATACACCTCCGCCACCGAGGGGCTCGGTTCGATCAAGGTGCCGACCGCGTCGAGCACCACCCCGTCGATCCCGTCGAACCTCCTCCCGTCACCGGCCATACCTGCTCCTTCGCGTCTTGGCGAGTGCGCGCTGTGCGATTGCCCGCAATCGCAGCCTCAATTTCCTATTGTGAACGCAATCGAAGAATCGGAAAGGGGGCCGCGAGCCCGACATCGAGCCCAAAGGGGCAGTCCCCCCCCACCCGGGACCTCCTCGTCCCTGGGTTCAGCGACGGGTCGGACGCACCAGACCCGCGGTCACGTCAATGTCCAGGTCGGCCACCTGCCCTGCCGCGAGCTTCGGGAATGCCACCCCCAGCATCGCCGCATTATCGGTGCAGAACGCCATCGGCGGAATGAACAGCTCGATTCCTTCCTCGCTCGTCATCGCGGCGACCCGGTCACGGAACCGCCCGTTCGCGGCAACCCCGCCACCAATTCCCAGCTTCCTCAGGCCCGTGATCTGCAACGCCTGGCGACACTTCGCCACCAGCACTTCCACCACCGCCTCCTGGAAACTGGCCGCCAGATCGGCCACGACCTCCGGTGCCGGCGTCCCCGGATCGGCCCCGGTTCGCCCTCTCGAATCCTGCCCGCGAAGCGCATACAGCACGGCCGTCTTCAACCCCGAGAAGCTAAAGTCGAGCCGATCTTCGCGCAAAAATGTCCTCGGAAATGCATATGCCTTCGGGTTTCCGGCTCGTGCGGCCCGCTCGACCCCCGGCCCTCCCGGATAGCCGAGACCCAGCAGGCTGGCGACCTTGTCAAACGCTTCTCCCGCCGCGTCGTCGATCGTGCCGCCCAGCAGTGCCGCCTCAATCGGCCCATCACATCGAAACAGACTCGTATGCCCTCCCGACACGACCAGACCAACACTCGGATAAACCTCTCGCTCCGGCTCCGCCAACTGGCAGGCGTAAAGGTGGGCCTCCAGATGATCAACCGCCACCAAGGGCACATCCAGCGTCATCGCCAGCACTTTCGCCGCCGTCAGGCCGACAACCAGCGACCCGACAAGCCCCGGTCGCGTTGCCACCGCCACCGCTCCAATCTGATCGAGCCTCACCCCCGCCCGCCGCATCGCCTCATCGACAATCGGCAAAAGCTGCCTCACATGTTCTCGTGACGCAATCTCGGGGACCACCCCGCCGAACCGATCATGCAACTCGACCTGAGACGCCACCACGCTCGACCGCACCCTCGGCACCCCTTGTTCCGGGGGCCTCGGGCCTTCGAGCACGGCGGCGCCGGTTTCATCGCAAGTGGTTTCGATGGCCAGGATTAAAAGAGAATCGGTCACGGTCGCAATCGGCTCGCAGGTTCCTACATGAATCAATCCACAATTCCCGACTGAACATCCGGCTCGAGCAACAACCCGTCAGAGCACCGGATCAGGAATCGGGCTCCTCGACGAAGGGAGTCAAGCTGGCGGTCCGCTTCCTCGCCTCGCCAGCTTGTCACGAGAAAATCCGCCTGGAGCTCGTAATCTACGACCTCCTGCGAGCCATCCGGCTGCTGGATCACCGGCACGGCTCCCTCCGTCATCGCCCGGGCCTGGGCCTCGTCGAGCGG from Tautonia marina includes these protein-coding regions:
- the tsaD gene encoding tRNA (adenosine(37)-N6)-threonylcarbamoyltransferase complex transferase subunit TsaD, with product MTDSLLILAIETTCDETGAAVLEGPRPPEQGVPRVRSSVVASQVELHDRFGGVVPEIASREHVRQLLPIVDEAMRRAGVRLDQIGAVAVATRPGLVGSLVVGLTAAKVLAMTLDVPLVAVDHLEAHLYACQLAEPEREVYPSVGLVVSGGHTSLFRCDGPIEAALLGGTIDDAAGEAFDKVASLLGLGYPGGPGVERAARAGNPKAYAFPRTFLREDRLDFSFSGLKTAVLYALRGQDSRGRTGADPGTPAPEVVADLAASFQEAVVEVLVAKCRQALQITGLRKLGIGGGVAANGRFRDRVAAMTSEEGIELFIPPMAFCTDNAAMLGVAFPKLAAGQVADLDIDVTAGLVRPTRR
- a CDS encoding HAD family hydrolase; the encoded protein is MAGDGRRFDGIDGVVLDAVGTLIEPSPSVAEVYAAAAHRQGIEADPEVVRVRFKEHFRRDELDDLRGPMVTDEAIEYRRWRRIVGGVLPDLPDPERAFLELWEHFGRAEAWRCFADVAPALRCLNAVGLSLRVGSNFDGRLRGVLRGIPEVAELADAVLISSEVGYRKPHPSFYQAVCEGLAMPPHRVLSVGDDPENDVAGAGRAGLRAVLVDRSGRQGDGPGVFPDLVSLAESFGG